Proteins co-encoded in one Rudaeicoccus suwonensis genomic window:
- a CDS encoding LLM class F420-dependent oxidoreductase: MRLGINLGYWGTRGTDDLVTMLALAQAADTAGYDIAWLSEVYGSDAPTLVAHLSAHTSRLHWGTAVMQIPARTPAMTAMTAATLDRITGGRFCVGLGVSGPQVSEGWHGVRFDDPLGRTREYVDIVRRALARKSVDYDGDHFQLPLAGGQGKALRLLLRPEQKTVPIYLASIGPRNLELTGEIADGWLGIFVSPEHLHEQLEHLRAGRHANSHDVNSHDTDGPGDLDGFDVAASANLSIADDLDIAADRLRDNAALYVGGMGSRRSNFYNALAGRMGYADAAAAIQRLYLDGRPRDAAAAVPLGFIGQTALVGPRERIAPRLHAYADAGVTTLNITPYGDSLDDRIASVHALAELMQQEGLR, translated from the coding sequence GTGAGACTGGGCATCAACCTCGGCTACTGGGGCACCCGAGGCACCGACGACCTCGTGACGATGCTCGCTCTCGCTCAAGCCGCTGACACCGCCGGCTATGACATCGCGTGGCTGTCGGAGGTCTACGGCTCGGACGCCCCAACTCTGGTGGCGCATCTCAGCGCGCACACCAGTCGCCTCCACTGGGGGACCGCCGTGATGCAGATCCCCGCGCGCACCCCGGCGATGACGGCGATGACTGCCGCCACCCTCGACCGCATCACCGGCGGACGGTTCTGCGTGGGCCTCGGCGTCTCGGGTCCGCAGGTCAGCGAGGGCTGGCACGGCGTCCGCTTCGACGACCCGCTCGGCCGCACCCGTGAGTACGTCGACATCGTGCGCCGTGCACTCGCTCGCAAAAGCGTCGACTACGACGGCGATCACTTCCAGCTTCCGTTGGCCGGTGGCCAGGGCAAGGCGCTGCGCCTCCTGCTGCGTCCCGAGCAGAAGACCGTGCCGATCTATCTCGCCTCGATCGGTCCACGCAACCTCGAACTGACCGGAGAGATCGCCGACGGTTGGCTCGGCATCTTCGTCAGCCCGGAGCACCTGCACGAACAGCTCGAACACCTGCGCGCCGGTCGCCATGCCAACAGCCACGACGTCAACAGCCACGACACCGACGGCCCCGGCGATCTCGACGGCTTCGACGTCGCCGCGTCCGCCAACCTCAGCATCGCCGATGATCTCGACATCGCCGCCGATCGCCTGCGTGACAACGCCGCCCTGTATGTCGGCGGCATGGGCTCGCGGCGCAGCAATTTCTACAACGCCCTCGCCGGCCGGATGGGGTATGCCGATGCTGCCGCTGCGATCCAGCGGTTGTACCTCGACGGCCGACCACGGGATGCCGCGGCAGCCGTGCCCCTTGGTTTCATCGGGCAGACTGCCCTGGTCGGACCCCGTGAGCGCATCGCACCACGACTACATGCCTACGCCGATGCCGGAGTGACGACTCTCAACATCACGCCGTATGGCGACAGCCTCGACGACCGGATCGCATCGGTGCACGCACTGGCCGAACTCATGCAACAGGAAGGATTGCGCTGA
- a CDS encoding MSMEG_4193 family putative phosphomutase produces MATVLLVRHGRTSANSGGVLAGWTPGVSLDDTGREQVDRLRARLAQLSIVRLVASPLQRCQETAQRLVDGHDVRIERDDRLGECHYGAWTGRKISELAKDPLWRTVQDHPSAATFPDSTDYPAESLRDMQARAVAAVREVDAQVERDSGPHALWIAVSHGDVIKALVADAMGAHLDEFQRVVVGPASLSVIRFTQRRPFVIRVNDNCGRVDDLIPAKPHDGDATPGGETDAAPED; encoded by the coding sequence ATGGCCACAGTCCTTCTCGTCCGGCACGGCCGGACCTCGGCAAATTCCGGCGGTGTGCTCGCTGGATGGACACCCGGCGTCAGCCTCGACGACACCGGCCGCGAACAGGTCGACCGCCTGCGGGCCAGGCTGGCGCAGCTGTCGATCGTGCGGCTCGTCGCCAGCCCGCTGCAGCGCTGTCAGGAAACGGCTCAGCGGCTCGTCGACGGCCACGACGTGCGAATCGAGCGCGACGACCGGTTGGGGGAGTGTCACTACGGTGCCTGGACCGGTCGGAAGATCAGCGAGCTGGCCAAGGACCCGCTGTGGCGCACCGTCCAGGACCACCCTTCCGCTGCGACCTTCCCCGACTCGACCGACTACCCAGCCGAGTCATTGCGTGACATGCAAGCCCGTGCCGTCGCGGCCGTCCGCGAGGTCGACGCGCAGGTCGAGCGTGACTCCGGCCCCCACGCGCTCTGGATCGCTGTCTCGCACGGAGACGTCATCAAGGCACTCGTCGCCGACGCGATGGGAGCCCACCTGGACGAGTTCCAGCGGGTCGTCGTCGGACCGGCATCCCTCAGCGTCATCCGGTTCACCCAGCGACGGCCCTTCGTCATACGCGTCAACGACAACTGCGGGCGCGTCGACGACCTGATCCCAGCCAAACCACACGACGGTGACGCCACCCCTGGCGGCGAGACCGACGCGGCGCCGGAGGATTAG
- a CDS encoding DUF3090 domain-containing protein, protein MPIFEFTRPDRFIAGTVGPPGGRTFFLQAVQGRHVISVSLEKEQVAVLAERVNDLLDELSVADDIPAAPQDNDPLTTPIEDEFRVNTLSLAWEPEQEVLIIECHDRQVELEPTEDGEDMLEVTDPDASMVRVVLGPAQAREFARRGLASVADGRPPCPFCGGPLDPTGHICPRANGYKR, encoded by the coding sequence ATGCCGATCTTCGAGTTCACCCGGCCGGACCGGTTCATCGCCGGCACGGTGGGGCCCCCTGGTGGTCGCACCTTCTTTCTCCAAGCGGTGCAGGGCCGCCACGTCATCTCGGTGTCTCTGGAGAAGGAGCAGGTCGCAGTCCTCGCCGAACGCGTCAACGACCTGCTCGACGAACTCTCCGTGGCCGACGACATCCCGGCAGCTCCGCAGGACAACGACCCGCTGACGACCCCCATCGAGGACGAGTTCCGGGTCAACACCCTCAGTTTGGCCTGGGAGCCCGAGCAGGAGGTTCTGATCATCGAGTGTCACGACCGGCAGGTCGAACTCGAGCCGACCGAGGACGGCGAGGACATGCTCGAGGTGACCGACCCTGACGCCAGCATGGTGCGGGTCGTGCTCGGTCCCGCCCAAGCGCGCGAGTTCGCCCGGCGCGGCCTGGCATCCGTTGCCGATGGGCGCCCACCCTGCCCGTTCTGCGGCGGCCCGCTCGATCCGACCGGACACATCTGCCCGCGTGCCAACGGATACAAGCGCTGA
- a CDS encoding SCO1664 family protein produces MPTDTSAEHILQLLQDGELEVEGRLTDASNTVLRVWAEVSGSRIPAVYKPIRGERPLWDFPDGTLAARERAAYLVSVAGGWSCIPPTVLRDGPFGEGSVQQWVGALDEREDPDLLRVDPPRGVPSGYLPVVGLSDEDDAPLVVSHASDRQLRDIALLDIVLNNADRKGSALIPEADRLYAVDHGLTLHEEDKLRTVLWGFAGSRLRTDEIQRLSELQDAVAGTLGQQLRELVTRAELEALEARIAILLRQARFPEPPDHRHPLPWPLW; encoded by the coding sequence GTGCCAACGGATACAAGCGCTGAGCACATCCTGCAGCTGCTGCAGGATGGCGAACTCGAGGTCGAAGGCCGGCTGACCGACGCATCCAACACCGTGCTCCGTGTGTGGGCGGAGGTGTCCGGTTCACGAATCCCAGCTGTTTACAAGCCAATTCGCGGAGAGCGTCCACTGTGGGACTTCCCCGACGGGACGCTCGCCGCACGAGAGCGCGCGGCATACCTGGTGTCGGTGGCTGGCGGCTGGAGCTGCATCCCTCCGACGGTTCTGCGCGACGGGCCGTTCGGCGAAGGCTCGGTCCAGCAATGGGTCGGCGCTCTGGACGAGCGCGAGGATCCGGACCTGTTGCGCGTCGACCCGCCTCGTGGCGTCCCGAGCGGCTATCTGCCGGTCGTCGGGCTCAGCGACGAGGATGACGCGCCACTGGTCGTGTCGCATGCCTCGGACAGACAACTGCGCGACATCGCGCTGCTCGACATCGTCCTCAACAACGCCGATCGCAAAGGCAGCGCCCTGATCCCCGAGGCCGACCGGCTGTATGCCGTCGACCACGGCCTCACCCTGCACGAGGAGGACAAACTCCGCACCGTCCTGTGGGGATTCGCCGGATCCCGGCTCCGCACCGACGAAATCCAGCGCCTGTCGGAGCTGCAGGATGCCGTTGCCGGAACCCTCGGGCAGCAGCTGCGAGAGCTGGTCACCCGCGCAGAGCTCGAAGCGCTGGAGGCGCGAATCGCCATACTGCTGCGTCAGGCTCGATTCCCCGAACCGCCGGATCACCGGCATCCGCTGCCGTGGCCGTTGTGGTGA
- the mshC gene encoding cysteine--1-D-myo-inosityl 2-amino-2-deoxy-alpha-D-glucopyranoside ligase, which translates to MAPWPAPQLPVLVGEGPALALHSERDGAARILQVDGTATMYVCGITPYDATHLGHAATYVTFDLANRVLRDGGHPVRYVQNVTDIDDPLLERAARDGVDWRELATSEIALFHDDMSALRVLPPDHYVSVVQSMDRHVAVINDLVAKGVTYTVETPDAVDGADVYLDLSTQTSFGSVSGWDRGQMFEVFSDRGGDPDRAGKRDALDPLLWRAEREGEPAWDGGPIGRGRPGWHVECTTIALDHLGMGFDLQAGGTDLIFPHHEMSAVQAVALTDTTPFAHAYAHQAMVAYDGEKMSKSKGNLVRVSQLRRAGVDPMVIRLVLLDQHYRSPWEYTDQLLTDAEKRWHTWQSALTTGGDEGADELVTTIRQALADDLDSPTAVGAVDAWAATAPQAGSPAVMVREALDALLGLAAHD; encoded by the coding sequence ATCGCTCCATGGCCCGCCCCGCAGTTGCCAGTCCTGGTCGGTGAGGGCCCGGCGCTCGCCCTGCACTCCGAACGCGACGGTGCTGCTCGGATCCTCCAGGTCGACGGCACGGCGACGATGTACGTCTGCGGAATCACGCCGTATGACGCAACCCACCTCGGCCACGCCGCCACCTATGTCACGTTCGACCTGGCCAACCGCGTGCTGCGCGACGGGGGGCATCCGGTGCGCTACGTGCAGAACGTCACCGACATAGACGACCCATTGCTCGAGCGTGCCGCCCGCGACGGTGTCGATTGGCGCGAACTGGCGACCAGCGAGATCGCGCTCTTCCACGACGACATGAGCGCACTACGTGTCCTGCCGCCGGACCACTACGTCAGCGTCGTGCAGTCCATGGACCGCCACGTGGCGGTGATCAACGACCTGGTCGCCAAGGGCGTCACCTACACCGTCGAGACACCCGATGCCGTCGATGGTGCCGACGTCTACCTCGATCTGTCGACGCAGACCAGTTTCGGGTCGGTCAGCGGATGGGACCGCGGCCAGATGTTCGAGGTCTTCTCCGACCGTGGCGGGGATCCCGACCGCGCAGGAAAGCGCGACGCCCTGGACCCGCTGCTGTGGCGCGCCGAGCGCGAAGGCGAACCGGCCTGGGACGGCGGTCCGATCGGCCGTGGTCGTCCCGGCTGGCACGTCGAGTGCACCACCATCGCTCTGGACCACCTCGGCATGGGCTTCGACCTACAGGCCGGCGGCACCGATCTGATCTTTCCGCACCACGAGATGTCCGCTGTGCAGGCAGTCGCTCTCACGGACACCACCCCCTTTGCGCACGCGTACGCACACCAGGCGATGGTGGCCTACGACGGCGAGAAGATGAGCAAGTCCAAGGGCAATCTCGTACGCGTGTCGCAGTTGCGCCGCGCCGGTGTCGACCCGATGGTGATCCGGCTCGTGCTTCTCGACCAGCACTACCGCAGCCCGTGGGAGTACACCGACCAACTGCTCACCGATGCTGAAAAACGTTGGCACACATGGCAGTCCGCCCTTACAACCGGTGGCGATGAGGGTGCGGACGAGTTGGTCACGACGATCCGTCAGGCACTGGCCGACGATCTTGATTCGCCGACTGCCGTAGGTGCTGTCGATGCATGGGCCGCGACGGCACCGCAGGCCGGGAGCCCTGCGGTGATGGTGCGCGAGGCGCTCGACGCGCTGCTGGGACTCGCGGCCCACGACTGA
- a CDS encoding GNAT family N-acetyltransferase, translating into MTDAIVAGYVIRALTDDTWDAFARMVDRTNGIFGGCWCTWFHTMSGEKTGDAQSNRDLKRRLVAEGRAHAALVFDGEDAVAWCEYGSVDELPNIYHRKQYEQECSRVPNHRLTCIYVDKKHRKRGLSAVALQGAVDLIAAAGGGRTEGYPQDLPEGKRVSASFLYNGTRRLFEQVGFTYDRPKGQNHCVMVRDIAPAH; encoded by the coding sequence ATGACCGATGCAATCGTCGCTGGCTACGTCATACGTGCTCTGACCGATGACACGTGGGATGCGTTCGCGCGCATGGTCGATCGCACCAACGGCATCTTCGGCGGCTGCTGGTGCACGTGGTTTCACACGATGAGTGGCGAGAAGACCGGCGACGCGCAGTCCAACCGTGACCTCAAGCGTCGCCTGGTCGCCGAAGGTCGCGCGCATGCCGCCTTGGTGTTCGACGGTGAGGATGCCGTCGCCTGGTGCGAGTACGGCTCGGTCGACGAACTGCCGAACATCTACCACCGCAAGCAGTACGAGCAGGAGTGCAGCCGGGTGCCGAACCATCGGCTGACCTGCATCTACGTCGACAAGAAGCACCGTAAGCGGGGCCTGTCAGCGGTTGCCCTGCAGGGTGCTGTCGATCTCATTGCAGCTGCCGGCGGCGGTCGCACAGAGGGATACCCGCAGGACCTGCCCGAAGGTAAACGAGTGTCAGCATCCTTCCTCTACAACGGAACTCGCCGGTTGTTCGAGCAGGTCGGCTTCACCTACGACCGCCCAAAGGGACAGAACCACTGCGTCATGGTGCGAGACATCGCGCCCGCTCACTGA
- a CDS encoding PAC2 family protein, which yields MIEFEDVPLLRDPIMIASFEGWNDAGETASATIAHLIGTWNATPIAAVDPEIYYDFQVNRPRVSGEPGNREVSWPTTKIFLARDTPLDRDVLLVQGIEPSMKWLSFTREIIDFAVDCEVAMVITLGGLLADVPHTRPIPVTVTAEDDETRQRYDVEPSRYEGPTGIVGVVTDAANKALLPTLSCWAAVPHYAGGSPSPKATLALLTRLEELLDSLIGHADLPDQARAWEHGVDELAASDEEVADYVHSLEEAQDTTELPEASGDAIAREFERYLRRRETDD from the coding sequence GTGATCGAGTTCGAGGACGTGCCCTTGTTGCGCGACCCGATCATGATCGCCTCGTTCGAGGGGTGGAATGACGCCGGCGAAACTGCGTCGGCGACGATCGCGCATCTGATCGGCACCTGGAACGCCACTCCGATCGCTGCGGTCGACCCCGAGATCTACTACGACTTCCAGGTCAACCGGCCCAGAGTCAGCGGTGAGCCCGGCAACCGTGAGGTCAGCTGGCCCACCACAAAGATCTTCCTGGCACGTGACACGCCGCTGGACCGTGACGTGCTTCTGGTCCAGGGCATTGAGCCGTCGATGAAGTGGCTGTCTTTCACCCGCGAGATCATCGACTTCGCCGTCGACTGCGAGGTCGCCATGGTGATCACGCTCGGTGGGCTGCTGGCCGATGTGCCGCACACTCGGCCGATCCCGGTGACGGTGACCGCCGAGGACGACGAGACACGCCAGCGGTATGACGTCGAACCGAGTCGCTACGAAGGCCCCACCGGGATCGTCGGCGTGGTGACCGATGCCGCGAACAAGGCGCTGCTGCCGACGCTGTCGTGCTGGGCCGCGGTGCCGCACTACGCCGGCGGCAGCCCGTCCCCCAAGGCGACGCTGGCGCTGCTGACCCGGCTGGAGGAACTGCTGGACTCGCTGATCGGCCACGCCGACCTGCCCGACCAGGCGCGTGCGTGGGAGCACGGCGTCGATGAGTTGGCTGCTTCCGACGAGGAGGTAGCCGACTATGTGCACTCCCTGGAGGAGGCACAGGACACCACCGAGTTGCCCGAAGCCAGCGGCGACGCCATCGCGCGGGAGTTCGAGAGATATCTGCGGCGGCGCGAGACCGACGACTGA